A region of the Geomonas subterranea genome:
CCGATTTACAGGAGTCCCCGAAGGGGGTAAAGATCGGGACATGGCAGGAAACGATGCGCAAAGGAGGGCAAGACGATGGTCGCTACGGTGCACCCGGTTGACGAGTTCGGCAGCGGTGAGAGGGGCTTCGATGACGTGGCGGGGAAGAAGAGCGACCGGGTCGACGCCCGCATCGCCATATTCGAGGGACCGTACCAGAAGACGCTGGTGCTCAACTACTCGGTGAACGTGAGCCCCGGAGGGCTCTTCATCGAAAGCAGCGAGATCCGTCCGGTAGACACCCTGCTGACCCTGAAGTTCAGGCTCACCCGTTACGACACGGTGATCTGCTGCCAGGCGAGGGTGGCCTGGACCAACGAGCCGGGGGCGCTGAAGAAGCCTGAGCTTCCGGTGGGGATGGGACTGAGCTTCGTGGGGCTGCGCCTCTCAGACCTGCACGCATTGAGAAGCTTCCTGGAGCGCAGCAGGATCGTTCCGGTCTGGTAGCTATAGCGGCAGGGAGGTCTTGCTCACCACGGTGCGCAGGGCGAAGGAGGACTGCACCCGCAAGACGCCCGGGAGCCCGGTCAGCTTGTTGTGCAGGCGCAGGTAGTCGTCGGTGTCCTTGACGATGACGCGCAACAGGTAGTCCACGTCGCCGGACATGAGGTAGCACTCCATCACCTCGGGGACGGTCCCGATGGCCTCCTCGAAGCTCGCGAGCTTCTCCCGCTGCTGCCCGTCGAGGGTGACGCGCACGAAGACGGTGCCGGGCTTGCCGATCGCCCCCTGGTCCACGAGCATCACGTACCGGTCGATGATGCCGCTTTGCTCCAGCATGCGCACCCGCCGCAGGCAGGCCGATTCGGAGAGCCCCACCAGTTCGGCCAGCTGCACGTTGGTGAGCCTGCCGTCCTTTTGCAGCTCGGTCAGGATGGCCCGATCAATCCTGTCTACGGCGTCTGGCGCAATATTCTTCATCTTTGTCCCCGTTTAGTCGTGTATTCTACGAAAATCTAGCTTCTTTTCCACCGATTCGCAAGAAAAAACCGGCCGGTTTTTGGTATGCTCTCTATCGTACCGGCCGTCCGGGGAAAAGCCATCAAAGAGGGGAAAGGAAGCGAAGATGATCGTCGGAATTCTGAAGGAAATCAAGGTGGAGGAGAATCGCGTCAGCATGACCCCCGCCGGGGTCGAGGTCATGGTGAGCCACGGGCACACCATGCTGGTGGAGGGGGGCGCCGGGGCCGGCAGCGGTTTCGACGACGAGGCCTACCGCAGGGCCGGGGCCGAGATCGTGGCCGCGCCCGCGGAGATCTACCGGCGCGCCGGAATGGTCATGCACGTGAAGGAACCGCAGCCAAGCGAGTACGACCTGATCCGCGAGGGGCAGATCGTTTTCACCTACTTCCACTTCGCCGCGGCCGAGGGGCTGACCCGCGCCTTCATAAAGAGCAAGGGTGTCGCGGTCGCCTACGAGACCATCACCGGCCCGGGGAACTCGCTGCCGCTTCTGACCCCGATGAGCGAGGTCGCCGGCCGCATGGCGGCGCAGCAGGCGGCCAAGTACGCCGAGCGGGCCCAGGGGGGGCGCGGCATTCTCCTGGGCGGGGTCCCGGGCGTGGCGCCTGCCACCGTCGTGGTCATCGGCGGCGGCGTGGTCGGCACCCACGCGGCGCAGATGGCCTGCGGCATGGGGGCGAAGGTGTATCTGCTCGACATGAGCCTGGAGCGCCTGCGCCACCTCTCCGAGGTGATGCCCAGGAACTGCTTCCCGGTGATGTCCTCTCCGGCCACCATCCGCGAACTGGTCAAGGAGGCGGACGTGGTGATCGGGGCGGTCCTCGTGCACGGCGCCAAGGCGCCCAAGCTGGTGACCCGCGACATGCTGAAGACCATGAAGCCCGGGGCGGTGCTCGTGGACGTGGCCATCGACCAGGGGGGGTGCTTCGAGACGTCGCGCCCGACCACGCACCGTGAGCCGACCTACCTCGAGGAGGGGGTGCTGCACTACTGCGTGGCCAACATGCCCGGCGCCGTGCCGCTCACCTCGACGGCGGCCCTCACCAACGCCACGCTCCCCTACGCCGTGGCGCTGGCGGACCGCGGCTGGCGGGACGTGGCGCGCGAGAACGCCGGGGTCAGGGAGGGGATCAACGTCGCCCTCGGGGAGGTCACCTACCGCGGCGTCGCCGAGGCGTTCGGCCTCGTCTACACCCCGGTCGACGAGGTGCTCGCCTAAGCGGGCTCCCGGGGCAACCTGAAACGCGAAGAGGCCAGCCGTCAACCGGCTGGCCTCTTTTTTTTTACCGATGGTCCTCCGCCGCTTTCCTCTCCCAGGGGGGAGGAGGTGGACACTTGGGGCGAACTCCTGGATCAGCTATTGTTCCCGCTTCATCCGCGCCCGTGTTGCTGCGCGGCGCAGCCTCACGGTATCCGCAGGCCCAGCTTGCGCAGCACGCTGTCGTTCACCTGGAGCCGGACCTTGCGCGGCTCCAGCACGGGGACCTTGTGGCTTGAAGCGCCTCGCAGCAGGGACTGGGCCAGCTCCCCCGCCTGCACCCCCATGTCGTACGGGTCGATGTCCAGCGCGGCGGCGGCCCCGTTTTTGAGGTACTGGCCGGTGAAGGTGACGGCCGGGATGCCCCGGGTCATGGAAAAAAGCAAAAGAGCCTCCATGTTCACCGTGGTCACCACCGTGCTGTCCGGCAAAAGCCACAAAAGGTCCACCTCTCCCTTGAGGTTCTCCAGTTTCGCCTGCAGGTCGCGCGAGTTGCGCACCGCTTCCATGGCAAGGGTCACGCCGTAGTTGCCGGCTTCGGCGCCGGCCCTCTTCAGGTAGAGGCCCGAGAGCTTCGGGTCGTAGAGGACCCCGACCCGCCTGGCGCCCAGCTGGGCGAAGAGCTCGAGGTAGCGCCCCGGGGGGGCCACCATGGTCACCCCCCCGATATGATCGGGCTGGGGTTTTTGGGACAGCGACAGCGAAAGCAGGGAGACCACCGGGACCTCCCTGATCTTGCGGCAGGCGGCGAGGGCCCTGTCACCGACCGCGACCACCAGCCGCGGGCGCTCCTCCCTGACCAGGCGCTGCACGTCCACCTCGGCGTAGTCCGAGAGCACCAGCGGCTGCTCGTTGGTCCTGGCGGCGGCACGGAAACCGCCCAACGCCTCGGAGTAGACCGGGCTGCGGCTTGACTGAAGGATCAGCAGCTCCGCTGCCCGTGCCGCCACTGGAAGCCCGAGGGACAGTAGCAGGATGCAAAGAAAGAGGGAGCGCATCAGAACCGGAACCTCCCCCCGACTTCGAACCACCGCGGTGCCGCTGGACGGAAGTCATACTCGTAGAGCTTGGTGTCGAAGATGTTGCGCAGCGAGAAGAAGAGTTCCGGCGAGTTGTCGCGGGCCGGCAGGAGCTTCTGGTTCAGGTGCAGATCCCAGAGGGTCGCCTGGGACCGGGCGCCCGGGGCGGTGAGGTTCCAGTTGGTGTAGTTCGCGGTCAGGACCGCGGTGAGACCGGCTTCGTCGTTGTCGTAGGTGAGCGCCCCTTTCACCGCGTGGCGCGGACCGCTTTGGCTTCCTTCCAGCTGCTCCCCGGTGGCGCGGTTGCGCGCGTCGGTGAAGGTGTAGGCGCCATTGAGGGAGAGGCCGTGCCAGGGTGAGGTTCGCAGCTCGAGGTCGACGCCGTGACGGCGCTGTTTGTCCCTGTACAGCAGGCCCGCCTGGAAGTCGTACTCCTGGATGTTCCAGACGTTGGTGTGGAACAGCATCCCCTTCAACCAGAGGTACGGGACGGCCGTGGTCTCCACCCCCCCCTGCACGGTGCCGACCTGCTGCAGTTCGTGCTCCAGCTCCCCGGTCGGCGAGCCGTAGCGGCTGATCAAGGGGAGGCTGTAGCCGCGCGCGGCATAGCCGCGCAGGAGCGTGTCCTGCCCCAGGCGCAGGGTCGCCCCCAGCGTCGCGCTCACCGGGTCGTCCAGAAGGTTCAGGTGGTCGACGCGCACGCCGGGAAGCAGCGAGAACCTCCCGATGGTATAGGTGCCGTTGGCGTAGAAGGAATGCCGGTCGAGGCCAAGGTCCGAGTTGCTCCCGGGTATGCGCTGCAGCGGCTCGCGCTGACGCACCTCGATCCTCTCATATTCCACCCCGGTCTTGACGCCGTTTTGGGCGTCCCCCCAGGTGAGGTCGGCGGTGTACCCCTGGTGTGTCTCGCGCGCCTCCGGGGTGAAAAAGAGGATCCCCTGGGAGAGGACCCCCCTGCGGTCGGTGCTCTCACGCACTCCGCCGCGACCGTTCACCTCGAGCGTCAGGCGCTGGGCCAGCGGGACCTGCAGCGAGAGATAGCCGTTGAGGTAGCGGACCTCGCCGTTTTCGTAAAAGTCGTACTTCACCGACCGCATCAGGCCCATGTCGGCATGGCGGATGTCGAGCCCCAGCGTCGCCCTGGCGCCGCCGGCGAAGTCGTAGGTGAGCTTGCCGAAACCGTGACGGAAATCGACGTTGTTGCCGGGGATGAGCCCGTTGGAGTGTATGGTCCCTGCGGTAAGGTAGTAGCCGAACGCGTCTCTGCTGCCGCTGATCTCCCCCCGCAGGTCGCTGGTGGCCGCCGTGCCGATGGAGGCCGAGGCGAGCCCGGTGGCCCCCCGGTCGGGCGCCGGCGACTTGGTGATGATGTTGATCACCCCCCCAAGGGCGGAGCCCCAGGCGGCGGACGCAGCTCCCTTGATGATCTCGATCCGCTCGACCACCTGCGCCGGGATGAGGCCGAGGTGGGCCAGGTTTTCGCCGCCGACGAAGTTCTGGGGCACGCCGTCGAGCTGCACCAGGATGTGACGGTTGGAGGAGCCGAGCACGTTGTAGAGCAGGATCGAGCCGGGAGTCTGCAAAAGGTCCAACTGCACACCCGGAACGGTCTGCAGCACGTCCGCCACGGTATGCGCGTTCAGCCGGGCGATCTCCTCGGCGGTGACCACGGTGACGTTTTCGGCAATGAGGGATGCGGGGCGGGGGAGGCGCGAGACGCCCGCAGGCTCTTCCCCGGAGAGGCCGAGCGAGCGGGTCACCTCGTCCCCCTCCACTCCCATGGCGCGAAGCGGCGCCAGCGGGATCAGGAGCAATAAAGAGGCGAGCGATAATTTGCGGAGGAACTTACCGGTCAAGGAACCCCTCCCATCGAAAAAAGAACATTGACAGTTGCATCTTTTTCTGAAAAAACTGGCATAAAACTGGTGGTATACGTATCAGCTTAGTGGATAGCTGTCAAAACATTTTCCATTAATAGTATTTATTGCTTTCTTTGTGGTTTGTAGACCTCATTCTGTTGATAATTGGGAGCTACCAGCTATAGTTCTACCTGTTCGCAGATTCAATTTATTCTCACGGGACAGCAGCACCGAGATTCGCTTCCCGCCCACCCTCAGAAGGCCTTAAGCCATGAACAGGTTGCCGTCACCCCAGCGCTTTTGCTCCTTCCGCTCCAGCTTTCAATTCAAGCTTTTCCTGCGCTTCACCCTCTTCTCCGCGGTCATCGCCGTGGTCTGCGGCACGCTATTCGTGCTGCACCAGATCAACCAGAACAAGAGGCACGCCGAGCAGATGCTCCAACTGCAGGCCCACGCCCTGGCCGGCGCCGTACGCCTTCCCCTGTACGCCGAGAGCGACGAGCTTCTGAATTCCTACGCCGCCGAAACCATGCGCCTTCCCGAGATCCGGGGTGTGGAGATCGTCAACGCCCGCGGCAAGGTGCTGGTCAGGCTTCCCTCCTCCCTCCCTTCCGGGGAGCTGCTCAGCCAGAGGGCGGAGGTGCACGGTCATCCCCTGACCCTTTCACCGGAGCAGGCCCTTTCACCGGAGCAGGCCCTTTCACCGGAGCAGGCCCTTTCGCCGGAGCAGCCCCTTTCCGGGGAACGTGCCGGGGCCGGACCCCTGGTCGGGGAGGTGCGGCTTTATCGCGGCACCGCCGACCTGTGGCGGGAGGCGCGCCGCCTGGCCGCCCTGAGCGTGGTGCTCGCGACGACGTGCTGGCTCTTCGTGAGCCTCTCCTGCTACCTCATCCTCAGGCGGGTGACCGCCTCCTTCAACTCGCTGATGCGGGGGATGGAGAAGGTTCACGGCGGCGACTACGTCTCGCGCATCGACATCGTCTCGGACGACGAGCCCGGGCGCGCCTCCGCCTCGCTCAACGACCTGGCCGAGTCGCTCAGGCGGCGCGAGGAGGAGAACCGCCGCCTGCACGCGGAGCTGATGGCCGCGATGGAGTTCGAGATCGCCTCCAAGGAGCAGCTGATTTCCGTCAACCTGGACCTGGAGAAGGAGATCGAGCAGAGGACCCAGGCGCGCCAGGAGCTGAAGAACCTGGTGCAGCAGCTCCCCTTGGGGATCGTCTGGTCCGACGAGGAGGGGGAGATCGAGTACCTCAACTCCTTCATGCTGGACACCTTCGGCTACGGCGCGGACCAGGCACCCGACCTGGACACGCTCTTCACCCTGATCTGCCCGGACCAGGCCTACCGCGAGAGGGTGCTCGAAAAACGGCGCGCCGCCATCGCGGCATGGGAGCAGGGGGGTCTGGTCACCTTCTACGAGGTGAGCGCCCTGTGCCGGGACGGTTCCCCGCGTCACCTGAACTGCAGCAACCAGCGCTCGGGCAGCCGCGTGGTCGACATCATGATCGACATGACCGAGCGCGAGCTCTTGCAGCAGCAGATCGTCAGGAACCAGAAACTGGAATCGATCGGGGTGCTGGCCGGAGGGATCGCCCACAACTTCAACAACGCCCTGACCGGCGTCCTGGGGTACATCTCCTTCGCCAAGAAGTTCCTGGACCGTTCGCACGGCGCCCACGAGCTGTTGCTGCAGGCGGAGAAGGCGACCATGCGCGCCGCCGGATTCGCCAACCAGCTGCTCTCCTTCGCCAAGGGGGGAGCGCCCCTGAGAAAGGGGGTCCCGGTCGCCGCGCTGGTCGAGGAGTCGGTGCTCCTCTCCACCAAGGGGTGCAACGTCAGCGTCGCTCTCGATCTTCCCCCGGACCTGCCGCCGGTCTTCGTGGACGACAGGCAGATGCGCCAGGCATTCAACTGCATCTGCATCAACGCCGTGCAGGCCATGCCCGGGGGGGGGACGTTCTCCGTGCGGGGGAGGCAGGTTTCAAGCGAGCAGGAACGGCTGCCGGCGCCGCTATGCGGCCACTACGTGGAGCTCTCCTTCCAGGACGAGGGGTGCGGCATCCGCGACGAGGACAAGCCGAGCATCTTCACCCCCTATTTCACAACCAAGACGCAACTCGGCACCGGCCTTGGGCTCGCCACCGTGCACTCCATCGTCACCAGGCACGGCGGTTTGATCACCTTCGACAGCCAGGCGGGGAAGGGGACCACCTTCACCCTGTACCTCCCGGTTTTCTGCGTCGAGGCGCCGGCGCCGTAGCGGCGGGCGCAAAAAAGCAGCCAGGCCGGAGACGGGTCGGCGCTGGCTGCGAATGAATAACAGGTATGGTGATAGGGGATTTTCCCCTACGCTGTCTGCCGGCTACCCCCTGGTGATCTTCGCCTTGCTCTTCAGCTCCTCGACGAACGCACCCACCTGCTGCCTCACCTTTTCCGCCTTCAGGTATTCGAAGATCTTCGCCTTGGCATCGTCGTAGCTCATCTTGCCCGCCTCATGCTTTTCGGCCAGCTTGATGATGTGGAATCCGAACTGGCTCTCCACCACCGGGCTGATCTCCCCCGGCTTCAGGTCGAACACGGCCTTCTCGAAGGGGGGGACCATCTGGCCGCGGCCGAAGGTCCCCAGGTCGCCTCCAACCGTCGCGCTCGGGCACCCCGACTCCGCCTTGGCCACGGCGGCGAACTCCTCGCCACCTTTCACCCTTTTCAGAAGCGTTTCCGCCTTCTCCTTCGCCTTCGCCTTCTCCTCGGCGCTTTCCGTGGCATCCACCTTCACGAGGATGTGGCTCGCCCGCGCGCTCTCCGGGCGGGTGAAATACTTCTCCAGGTTGTCCTGGTAGAACTTCTCCGCCTCGGCGTCGCTCACCTCGGCCTTGGTGGCGAAGCGCCGTTCGATGAAGGTGTTGATCACGATGCTCTTGCGCGCGTTCCTGGTCATCTCGGCGACGGTGAGCCCGCTACCCTTCAAGGCCTGTTCGAAGGCGTCCGGGTTCGGGTAGAGCGCCTTGCTCTCGGCGATCTTCTTCTCCACCTGCTGGTCCAGGTCCTTGATCTCGACCTTGGACGCCTCCTGGTAGATGAGCTCTGCCGTGGTGAGCTGGTCCAGGGCGGCCTGGGTCGCCTTCTGCATGGCCTGGGGGGGGAGCTGCTGCGGCTGCCCGCTTTGGGACAGCAGCACGCGGGTGGCGCGCTCGACCTCGGCGCGGGTTATGGCGACCCCGTTCACTATCTGCACCGCGTCCTTCACCTCGGCCGCCTGTGCCGGCGCGGCGGGGGCGGGTACGGCGGCCTTGTTGGCGCCGGCGCAGCCGGCGAGGCAGAGAAGCGCCGCGGTGGTCGATGCGATACTCATGGTGATTCTTTTCATTGCATGGTCTCCTTTGTGGGCAATGGTAACTGTTTTGTTTCCAGTTCCTGGACCGGCTGGGTGTTCCCCGGGGGGACGCCGGTACCCATAGCAATTCCGGAGCCAAGACCGGGCTTAATGCAAACATCACGTTTTCGCGATGCTTTGGCCGGGGACGAGCCGGAGTGGGGGCGCCGGGTTGCGGGAAAACCCCCAGCTTCACCCCGGGGGGATGGACGGGTGGGGCAAATGACCCACTTTCCGCCGTGCACCTTTTTCCGGCGATCCGCGGGAACTTTCGATAAACAGGGAGTTTTCCGCACTTTCACATTGACTTCCGGCGACTTCTGAGTTAACTAGACTTCACTTTTATATAGACATTTTTCTATATGTTGTCTGCCGCCAGGCTGGCGGAGCGCACCCAAAGGATGCCGCCATGAAACCATATCTCTTGCTGCTGGCCCTTGTCTTTTCCCTCGCTGCAACCACCGCTGCAACCACCGCTGCAACCACCGCTGCAACCACCGCTGCAA
Encoded here:
- a CDS encoding ABC transporter substrate-binding protein, with the translated sequence MRSLFLCILLLSLGLPVAARAAELLILQSSRSPVYSEALGGFRAAARTNEQPLVLSDYAEVDVQRLVREERPRLVVAVGDRALAACRKIREVPVVSLLSLSLSQKPQPDHIGGVTMVAPPGRYLELFAQLGARRVGVLYDPKLSGLYLKRAGAEAGNYGVTLAMEAVRNSRDLQAKLENLKGEVDLLWLLPDSTVVTTVNMEALLLFSMTRGIPAVTFTGQYLKNGAAAALDIDPYDMGVQAGELAQSLLRGASSHKVPVLEPRKVRLQVNDSVLRKLGLRIP
- a CDS encoding ATP-binding protein; translated protein: MNRLPSPQRFCSFRSSFQFKLFLRFTLFSAVIAVVCGTLFVLHQINQNKRHAEQMLQLQAHALAGAVRLPLYAESDELLNSYAAETMRLPEIRGVEIVNARGKVLVRLPSSLPSGELLSQRAEVHGHPLTLSPEQALSPEQALSPEQALSPEQPLSGERAGAGPLVGEVRLYRGTADLWREARRLAALSVVLATTCWLFVSLSCYLILRRVTASFNSLMRGMEKVHGGDYVSRIDIVSDDEPGRASASLNDLAESLRRREEENRRLHAELMAAMEFEIASKEQLISVNLDLEKEIEQRTQARQELKNLVQQLPLGIVWSDEEGEIEYLNSFMLDTFGYGADQAPDLDTLFTLICPDQAYRERVLEKRRAAIAAWEQGGLVTFYEVSALCRDGSPRHLNCSNQRSGSRVVDIMIDMTERELLQQQIVRNQKLESIGVLAGGIAHNFNNALTGVLGYISFAKKFLDRSHGAHELLLQAEKATMRAAGFANQLLSFAKGGAPLRKGVPVAALVEESVLLSTKGCNVSVALDLPPDLPPVFVDDRQMRQAFNCICINAVQAMPGGGTFSVRGRQVSSEQERLPAPLCGHYVELSFQDEGCGIRDEDKPSIFTPYFTTKTQLGTGLGLATVHSIVTRHGGLITFDSQAGKGTTFTLYLPVFCVEAPAP
- a CDS encoding PilZ domain-containing protein — its product is MVATVHPVDEFGSGERGFDDVAGKKSDRVDARIAIFEGPYQKTLVLNYSVNVSPGGLFIESSEIRPVDTLLTLKFRLTRYDTVICCQARVAWTNEPGALKKPELPVGMGLSFVGLRLSDLHALRSFLERSRIVPVW
- the ald gene encoding alanine dehydrogenase, producing the protein MIVGILKEIKVEENRVSMTPAGVEVMVSHGHTMLVEGGAGAGSGFDDEAYRRAGAEIVAAPAEIYRRAGMVMHVKEPQPSEYDLIREGQIVFTYFHFAAAEGLTRAFIKSKGVAVAYETITGPGNSLPLLTPMSEVAGRMAAQQAAKYAERAQGGRGILLGGVPGVAPATVVVIGGGVVGTHAAQMACGMGAKVYLLDMSLERLRHLSEVMPRNCFPVMSSPATIRELVKEADVVIGAVLVHGAKAPKLVTRDMLKTMKPGAVLVDVAIDQGGCFETSRPTTHREPTYLEEGVLHYCVANMPGAVPLTSTAALTNATLPYAVALADRGWRDVARENAGVREGINVALGEVTYRGVAEAFGLVYTPVDEVLA
- a CDS encoding TonB-dependent receptor plug domain-containing protein is translated as MTGKFLRKLSLASLLLLIPLAPLRAMGVEGDEVTRSLGLSGEEPAGVSRLPRPASLIAENVTVVTAEEIARLNAHTVADVLQTVPGVQLDLLQTPGSILLYNVLGSSNRHILVQLDGVPQNFVGGENLAHLGLIPAQVVERIEIIKGAASAAWGSALGGVINIITKSPAPDRGATGLASASIGTAATSDLRGEISGSRDAFGYYLTAGTIHSNGLIPGNNVDFRHGFGKLTYDFAGGARATLGLDIRHADMGLMRSVKYDFYENGEVRYLNGYLSLQVPLAQRLTLEVNGRGGVRESTDRRGVLSQGILFFTPEARETHQGYTADLTWGDAQNGVKTGVEYERIEVRQREPLQRIPGSNSDLGLDRHSFYANGTYTIGRFSLLPGVRVDHLNLLDDPVSATLGATLRLGQDTLLRGYAARGYSLPLISRYGSPTGELEHELQQVGTVQGGVETTAVPYLWLKGMLFHTNVWNIQEYDFQAGLLYRDKQRRHGVDLELRTSPWHGLSLNGAYTFTDARNRATGEQLEGSQSGPRHAVKGALTYDNDEAGLTAVLTANYTNWNLTAPGARSQATLWDLHLNQKLLPARDNSPELFFSLRNIFDTKLYEYDFRPAAPRWFEVGGRFRF
- a CDS encoding peptidylprolyl isomerase yields the protein MKRITMSIASTTAALLCLAGCAGANKAAVPAPAAPAQAAEVKDAVQIVNGVAITRAEVERATRVLLSQSGQPQQLPPQAMQKATQAALDQLTTAELIYQEASKVEIKDLDQQVEKKIAESKALYPNPDAFEQALKGSGLTVAEMTRNARKSIVINTFIERRFATKAEVSDAEAEKFYQDNLEKYFTRPESARASHILVKVDATESAEEKAKAKEKAETLLKRVKGGEEFAAVAKAESGCPSATVGGDLGTFGRGQMVPPFEKAVFDLKPGEISPVVESQFGFHIIKLAEKHEAGKMSYDDAKAKIFEYLKAEKVRQQVGAFVEELKSKAKITRG
- a CDS encoding Lrp/AsnC family transcriptional regulator gives rise to the protein MKNIAPDAVDRIDRAILTELQKDGRLTNVQLAELVGLSESACLRRVRMLEQSGIIDRYVMLVDQGAIGKPGTVFVRVTLDGQQREKLASFEEAIGTVPEVMECYLMSGDVDYLLRVIVKDTDDYLRLHNKLTGLPGVLRVQSSFALRTVVSKTSLPL